The Gemmatimonadetes bacterium SCN 70-22 genomic sequence CTCGGTGCAGCGCGTGACGACCCCGTCGCTCGCCGCGCTGCGCAAGTACATGGAGGGCGTGAACGCCGAGGAGAAAGGTGAGATCGACGGCGCGGTGCAGGCATATGAGTCCGCGATCGCGCTCGACAGCGGATTCGCCATGGCATGGCGCAAGCTCTCCGTCGTCACCCGCAACTACGGCCTCGGTTCGGACAAGGCCATCCGCGCGCTCACGGAAGCGTGGAAGCACCGTGACCGGCTGAGCGACGAGGAGCGAGCCATCACAGAAGGCTCGTACTACATGTATGGGCCGGAGCCTGACGCAGCGAAGGCACTCGCCGCGTACGAGCAGTTGCTCGCCCGCGACTCGACGAACCGCACGGCGCTGAACAACGCCGGCCTCATTTACCATGCCACGTTTCGTCGCTTCGACAGGAGCGCGCCGTTGTTCAGGCTGGCGATGAATCGCGCGTCGGCGAACCCGCTGGGATATGTGTCCTTGCAGGCCGCGCTCCTCGATGCCGGTCGGCCGGCGGCGTCGCTGGACAGCGTCGAGGTGGAGTTTCGCCAGCGGTTTCCCGGCCACGCGCGGCTCTGGGAAGCCAAGGCGCTCGCGCTCTGGGCGCACGGCCGGCTGGACTCGCTCGAGGCGCTGAGCCGAGGCGCCAGGCGAACGGCGCGAAACTCGCGCCAGGAACTGCAGTCGCTCACCTGGTTGCGGGCGGTGGCGTCCCTCCAGGGCCGCTCGCGAGAGGCTCGGGAGCTGGCCACCGAAACGGCCATGGCGAGGGCCCGCGCCACACGTCCCGGCGCTTCGGCGGACGAGCTCTCCGCGCAGGCAGCCATGGAAATCGCAAAGGAAGATGCCACGCTCGCAATCGTGTTCGATGGTGACGACGTCCGTGCGCGAGCACTCCTGAAGCAGGCCACCTCGAAGACGGCCGTCGATCGCGTACCGGCGGGCGATCGGGATTGGCGGGATCTCGCGTTCGTTGCGGCCCTTGCAGGAGACGCCGAGGCAGGACGCATCATCAACGAGGGGTACATGCGCGACCTGATGCCCGTCGACGCGGACCGCATCGTGTGGGCGCCGCGCGTGAGAGCGTCGGCCGCCATCGCGGCGGACCGCTGGGACGAGGGGCTCGCGGATCTCGCGCTCATCGCGAAGGTGCAGGCGGTTCCCTACCTCGAGGACGCATTCCTGGCCGGCATCGCCCACGAACGCGCCGGTCGCCCCGACTCGGCCATCGTGTGGTACGAGCGTGCGGTGTCGCGCAACGACTCGGAGCGGCTCGGTGCGGGGCTCTTCCGGCCGGCGATTCACCGCCGGCTCGCTGCGCTCTACGACAAGCAGGGGAACGCAGCAAAGGCCATCGAGCACTACGAGTGGTTCGCCAACATGTGGAAGAATGCGGACGCGGATCAGCAGGGGACGGTGCGCGCGGCGCGCGAGCGCGCGGCGGAGCTCAAGGCGAAGACGACGCCGGGGTGACCACGCCAGGCGGCCACTCGCTGCAGCTGCTATCGTCGCGCAGGCCGTCCTCGCCGGACCCCCGCTCGCCGCGCGACGCCGCGCCACAGGCGAAAATTGCGCGCGTGCCGGCGTGCGGCGCATGGATGCGCAGGGCGTGGCCGAGAGACGTGGCCCGCTGGAGACGATCAGCGCTTTCGCAAGGTGCGAGACCACCGGTGGGAGGAGACGGCGGGGACGCCCAGGCTCGTGGTGGCGCAGGGCTTCCTCGACGAACTGCGGCGACGGCTGAAGCGGTGAAGCGCGATACTTCATCGACTGCGCCGGTCTCGCGCCCGCGGGGCCCGTGGCGAGCGCCCGACTACCGGCAGCGCCCCTCACCCTCCGTCGCCAGGTACAACACGTTGGGCGCCTCCGAACGCGCCGCCACGATGTCGGGACGGCCGTCGCGGTTGATGTCGCCCACCGCGAGCCCGTATACCGTCCCCGCACCGTCGCCGAAGTCCACCCGGACGAGGCCATCGTCGCCCCGGTTGACGAATGCCCACGAGGGGGCCTGCACGTTGCCGACCACGAAGTCGGCCCGGCCGTCGCAGTCTAGGTCCGCAACCGCCAGCGCGTACGGGACAACGGTGGAGCCGCCGACGGACCGGGGGGAATCGAAGGTGCCATCGCCGCGCCCGGGATAGATCGCGATCCCCCTCCGCGCGTCTATGGCGACGACGTCCAGGCGACCGTCCCCGTCGAAGTCGGCCGCCTGGGCCACGCGAATGGCGGCATCGGGAGGGCCGAACGCCACGGCGCGCAACGTGGTCGGCCTCGCACCGCGTGCGCCGAGGTAGAGCCGACTCTGCCCGCCATTGCGATGGGGGACCAGGAGGTCGTTCACACCGTCGGCATTGAAGTCGCCGACGGTAATCGTCGTGGATGGCTCTCGCGCGAAGGCGATGCAGTCGCCATCGAAGCGGCTGGAGGACCGGTACTCGCGGCCCGGGGCAAGGTGTTGTTAGGCGGCGCCACCCGGTCGGAGGCGATGAAGGGCTGCGGGGTCGGCGCCGCGCGCACGCCCTGACACCGCGCGTGGCGTACAGCGGCACCGGAAGGCGCGCGCTGCGCCAGCGTCTTCTATATTGCAGCCATCGCCGAAGGATCCAGGTCGTGGCGACGTACATTCGCGGTCGATCCGGAGGGCTGCCTTGACCCGCGCCGAGCATTGGGAGGCGGTCTATCGCACCAAGGGACCGGACCAGGTCAGCTGGTTCCAGGCCGAGGCGCGGCTCTCGCGTCAACTCATCCAGAGGCTGAGCCCGGATCGGTCGGGCGCCATCATCGATATCGGCGGCGGCGCGTCCACGCTCGTCGACGGGCTGCTCGACGCCGGCTATGGCGCACTGACCGTGCTCGATCTCTCCCCCACCGCGCTCCAGCGCGCACGCGAGCGGATCGGAGCGCGCGCCGCCCGCGTCGCGTGGCAGGTGGCCGATGTCCTCGACGCCGCTCTCCCCCACCAGGGCTTCGACGTCTGGCACGACCGGGCGGTCTTCCATTTCCTCACGGCCGATGCGGAGCGCCGGCGCTACGTGGAGCAGGTGCGACACGCCGTGCGCCCCGGCGGGCTCGTGATCGTCGCCACCTTCGCGGACGATGGCCCGACGCGGTGCAGCGGACTCGAGGTCGCTCGGTACTCTCCCGCGCAGTTGCACGCGGAGTTCGGTGCCCCGTTCACGCTGGTCGAGAGTCACCGAGAGCTGCACGTGACCCCGGGCGGCGCAACGCAGGCGTTCACCTACTGCGCCTGTCGCACCGCCGCAGCGCCGCGGCTCGTCCGCCCGGCCGCCAACCGCACCCCTCAAGCCACGCACCCGATGAAGCCGCGCATCTCAGTCCTCACGCTCGCAGTTCGCGATCTCGACGCGGCGGTGCGTTTCTACCGCGACGGGCTCGGCTTCGCTACCGAGGGGATCGTCGGGACGGAGTTCGAGCACGGCGCCGTCGCCTTCTTCGCGCTGCAGTCGAGTCTGCGATTGGCGCTCTGGCCGCGCACCAGCCTGGCACACGACGCGGGCATCGCGATCGACCAGGAGAGCGCCCCGGCCATCTCGCTCGGGCACAACGTCGCCTCGGCGGCGGAAGTCGACGCCGTGATGGCGCAGGCGGCAGCCGCGGGCGCCACGATTCGCAAGGAGGCCGCGCCGACGTTCTGGGGCGGCTATGCAGGGTACTTCCAGGACCCCGACGGCTACCTGTGGGAGGTGGTGTGGAACCCGGCCATGATGCCTAACGACTGAGGAGAGGCGGCCCTCGCACATCGCGGGCCCGGTCGGGGAGGCGAAGCGCCCGGAGTTCCAGGCGGCCTCGGTCGGTGGAGTCCCGTTGGGGTCGGCCGAGACATCGGCGGCTTCACGTACGCCGCACCGACTCGGACCGGGGGATGGCGCACCCTGCCGTTTGCGGTTGGGCCCACTCCCGCTCGTCCTCGCCCAGCCGGATTCTCCCTTCGGCTGGCGGAATCACCGAGGCCTCTTGCGGATTTTCCGGGGGGTTCCGACATTCGCCGGACCTCCAGCCGTGCGAGGCTCCCGTGAAGGCCCAGGTCATCCCACTCCTCGCCCTCGGCGCGACGCTCGCGGGATGCGGCGACAGCGCGACCGCGGCGCGATCACCTAGCGACGACGACGCGCGCCTGCACGCAGCCGCCGCGGCGGGGGCCACGGTGGCCCTCGAGGACGCCGCGTCGCGTGCCGCCCCGGCGCTCGGGGACCGCGCCGTCGGCGCCACGCTCACCGCATCGCTCGGCGACCTGGCCGCCGCCATCCGGCGCGGTGACGGCCTCGCGGCGCTGCATGCCTCGCACCAGGCGCGCCTCACGCTCGCCGCATATGCCGCGCGCGCGTCGCGCGACGACGCCAGCGATCGCGACGTCATCGCCATGGCGCTCGACGGGGCCGACCGCCTCCTCACCCCTGCCGCGGCCACGCCATAGGCTCCTCCCGCACTCGGCCTAACGACTCCCTCGTCCGAGGATCTCCACCATGCGATTCGCCCTCGCCCCTCTCGCTCGCGCCGTACGGAGCGGACCATCCGCCGTGTTCGGCGCCATCGCCGCGCTGCTCCTCGCCACCCCGTCGCACGCCTCCGCCCAGACGCGCACCGCCTGCTACGTCCCGGCCAGCGGGACCGTGTACATGATCAAGGAGCCCGGAACCCCCACCAGCTGCAACTCGCCCGCGCACGTGCAGTTCACGTGGTCCACGTCGGGCCAGACGGGGCCCCAGGGACCGCAAGGGGCGCAGGGCCCCACCGGCCCGGCGGGGCCGACCGGGGCGTCGGGGCCGCTCGCCGGGCTCGAGTTCCATTCGCAGGCCGCGACGCTCACCCCCAGTGGAAGCGCCAACTTCGGCGTCTTCTTCGCGACCTGCTCGGCGAACACCAAGAGCGTCATGAACTTCGGCTATCAGGCCAACCCGGGCGGGACGATCTTCGCCACGCGCCCAGCGATAAGCGGGAGCCAGGTCCTCTGGTCGTTCCAGGGCGAGGCGAACTCGTCCTGGGTCTTCTACTGGACATGCGTCGACGGCGTGACGCCGTAGCGGCGAGCGATCGACGCCACTCGATCGGGGGCGCGCCGGATGGCGCGCCCCACACCTCGGCCACAATCGGGTCATGACCACGCAGTACTACACCGCCTCCAGCCTGGATGGCTTCATCGCCACGGAAGACCATTCGCTCGAGTGGCTGTTTCCGTTGGCGACGCTCGAGACGACGAGCTATCCGGCCTTCATCGCGGAGGTCGGAGCCATCGCCATGGGGGCGTCGACGTACGAGTGGCTGTTGAAGCATCACGTGAAACTCGGGACCGAGAGTGAATCGCCCTGGCCCTATTCCCAGCCGGTCTGGGTGTTCACCAGTCGCCAGCTGCCGGCACCGGCTGGCGCGGACATTCGCTTCGTTCGAGGCAGCGTTGCCCCGGTCCATGCCGCGATGACCGCCATGGCTGGCTCCAGGAACGTCTGGATCGTGGGGGGAGGCGACCTCGCCGGCCAGTTCCTCGATGCATCCCTGCTGGACGAGTTGATTGTCCAGATCGGCTCCGTGACACTGGGACAGGGCAAGGCGCTTCTTCCGAGGCGCGTCCTCAGTCCATCATTGCGACTCAAGTCGGTGCACCAGTTCGGCGAGGGGATGGTCGAGCTGCGCTACGCGGTCGACGCGATTCCGCGGGAGGGCGCCTGAGCGGTCACGTCAGGGTTCGCACGATCCGCCTGCCACGCGTGACCCAGGACCCCGCCCTGCTGCGCCGCCTGCTGCGCGCCAAGGACCGGATGGATGCCGCGTCGCACGAGGCGTGGCCCATCCGGCTCCTCGCGCGCGTGAGTGGCGTGTCCGAGGGACACTTCGCGCGTTCCTTCAAGGACGCGTTCGGCCTCCCCCCGCACCGCTACCTGCTGACCCGGCGCATCGAGCGGGCCACGGCGCTGCTGCGTGACACCGACACGTCCGTCACCGCCATCGCGTTCGCGACGGGGTGGGGAAGCCTGGGGACGTTCGGTCGCATCTTCCGCGACGTCACCGGCGAGAGCCCGGGAGAATTCAGGGGGCGCGAACGCGCGACGCCCGACGATCGGGGAAGTGTGCCAGCGTGCATTCTCAACGCTGCCCATCGCCCACATCTCACCATCGCAGTTTCGGAGAAGCGACGCCAGCGGCCGCGCGCTACATAGGGAGCTCAACCCATCCGGAGGTCCCATGAGTCAAGGTGTGCAAGTGGTCGGCCTGTACGTGCGTGACCAGGACGAGGCACGCGCGTTCTACGTCGAGAAGCTCGGCTTCCAGGTCCATACCGACGTGCGCAACGGCGACTATCGCTGGCTCACGGTGCAGCACCCGGAGCAGCCGTCGTTGCAGCTTGGGCTGTTCGCGCCGGGGCCGCCGGTGCACGACGAGGCCACGGCGCAGTCGCTGCACGCCATCGTGGCCAAGGGCGCGATGCCGCCGCTGGTGATGGGCGTGGACGATTGCCGCGCGGCCTACCAACGGATGCTGGCCCTGGGCGTGGAGTTCACGCAGGAGCCGGTGGATCGCTACGGCACCGTCGACGCCGGATTCCGCGATCCCTCGGGGAACGGGTGGAAGATGATCCAGGCGCGCCGCTGAGGGGGGGATGACTGGCGGCCTCCCGAACCCGGGCGCGGGTTGCAGCCTTGAGCGTGTTTACCCAGGGCGCACGCACGCTCTCGGCAAGCGTCGATGCGGTGGCCGCGGTGGCGATCGCCGAGCACAAGATGGCCGGCGTCTCCGTCACGGCGGGGCATGCACCGCGCCCGCCAAGGCCGGTCCGAGCAGGAGGAGCCGGAACGACGGCCAGATGCATCCCGCATTTTGTCATGGGAGCGAGAAGGCCAGCACCTGGTCGCCCAGCGTGGTCCCCAGGCTCCCGTGGCCCCCCGCGGCAATCACCACGTACTGCTTCCCGCGCACCGTGTACGTCATCGGGGTGGCCTGCCCTCCCGCGGGGAGGGGCGCGCTCCAGAGATCGCGCCCGCTCTCGATGTCGATGGCGCGCAGCCGCTCGTCCATCCCCGCCGCGATGAAGACGATCCCCCCGGCGGTGGCCAGCGAGCCACCGAAGTTGGGCGATCCCCACTCGGAGGCGGCCGGCGGCGCCATGCGCCCCGGCGGGGGCCCCCCGATGGGGCGCTCCCACCTGACGTCGCCGGTGCGAAGGTCGATGGCCGTCAGCATCCCCCATGCCCCCTTCTGGCACGGGAGGCCGCTCGGCCCCGCCCACACCGCGCGCTCCATGCGATAGGGGGTCCCGACCTGGTTGCCGCTGCTGTCCCCCGGCGCGCGTGGGACGAGCTTCACCCAGGCCGCCAGCCGCATCGTGTTCACGACGAGCAACTGCCGCACGGGGTCCACCGTCACTCCTCCCCAGTTCACGGCGCCGGGGTAGCCGGGATACGACAGCGTCCCCTCGAGGCTGGGCGGGGTGAACATCTCGCCGTGCCTCATCGTCCTGAACTGCGCGAGGCACGCGGCGCGATCGGCGGGAGTGGGCCCCCAGAGGTCGTCCTCGGTAAGGCGCGCCGGGTTGAGGCGAAGCCCCGCCGTGAGCGGATGCGGCTGCGTGGGCGACGCGCGCTCGCCCGGGACGGTGCTCGCGGGGACGGCGCGCTCCTCGACCGGGAAGAGCGGCTTCCCCGTGGTGCGATCGAGGATGAAGATGTACCCCATCTTGGTGGCGACGACGATGGCCGGGACGCGCCGGCCGCCGCGGTCGATGTCGACGAGCGTGGGCTGCGACGCCACGTCGTAGTCCCACAGGTCGTGGTGGACCACCTGGAAGTGCCAGCGCATGCGCCCGGTGGCCGCCTCGAGGGCGACGACGGAGTTGGCGTAGCGGTTGTCACCCGGGCGCTCGCCACCATAGAAATCCGGGGCGGCCGACCCCGTGGGGATGAAGACGAGCCCGCGCGCCGTGTCGGCCGACAGCGGGGCCCAGGCGTTGGCGGCGCCGGTCCGCGTTGCGGCTGCCGGCGACCACTCGCGGTACGCCGGGTCGCCCGGGTGACGGGGAATCGGGTCGAAGGCCCAGCGCATCCGCCCCGTGCGGGCGTCGAAGGCGCGCACGGTGCCGCGCTCCAGGTCCACGCGCCGGTTGTCGCCAATGGCCGACCCCACCACCACCACGTCGCCGACCACGGCCGGCGGCGAGGTCACCCCGTACTGTCCCACCTGCACACGCCCCACCCCCTGGTCCAGGCGCACCACTCCGCTGTCGCCAAACGACCGGCAGCGATCGCCCGTCGCGGCATCGAGCGCGAAGAGGCGCGCGTCGACCGTGGCCATGAAGATCCGGCGCGCGCACGCCCCGGCCGGCGCGCGCCGGTCTTCCCAGTACGAGACGCCGCGCGACACGTACCCCTCGTTGCGGCTGATGTCGAGCGCCAGGCGCGGATCGAAGCGCCATCGCTGGCGCCCCGTCTCGGGATCGAGCGCGAGGACGCGGTTGAGGGGGGTGGAAAGGAAGAGCGTCCCGCGCACCGCCAGCGGGGTCGCCTCGAACTTCGAGTCGCCGGTGTGGCAGCGCCCGCAGCCCGCCACGTTCCCCTGGTCCCCCTTGGGGTGCGAGAGGTCGCCGGTGTGGGCCGTCCACGCCACGCGGAGCTGCGCCACGTTGCCGCGATGCACCTGCGCCAGCGGCGAGTAGCGCTGGCCGCGGGCGTCGCCGCCATAGGCGCGCCATTCGGCGTCGGCGGGGGGCGCGCCGCTCTGCGCCCCGGGCCGGCTCCCGACCAGCAGCAGTGCGGCGACGAGCGCGCCGGTCCCGGCAACGAGGAGCGTGAGTCGGAGGTACTGGCGCGCCATCGAGGATTTCCTGTGGAGGACGTCCCCAACCTGCCACCGTCCATCGCCCCGATACAGCGTGCCGGGACGAGCGGGACCACGCGGGGACGAACCCACCGCCGCGTCAGTCGCCGCCCTTGGCGAAGGGCGTGCGGTTGACCGCGACCCTGCCGTTGGAGATGACCACCAGGACGTCGGCGAGGGCGCGGATGTTCTCGAGCGGGTTGGACTCGACGAGGATCAGGTCGCCCTCGAACCCTTCCCTGACCTCACCGATCCGTCCGCCGAGGCCGAGGAGCGTGGCCGAGACGATCGTCGCCGAGCGGATCGCCTCGAGCGGCGTCATCCCGAGGTCGACGAAGAAGGCCGCCTCGTGCGCGATGCGCGACAGCGATTCGGGGCCGTACTGCGTGTCGGCGCCGGTGGCGATGGGGACGCCCATCCGGTGCGCGCGCTTCACGGTCTCGCCCAGCACCGGGAGCATGAACTCGCCGCGAATGGTGAGCGTGGGGTCGTCGTAGTCGCCCCCCGGTTGCGTGAGATCGTGAACGGTGACGTACGTGGGGACGAGGAACGTCCCCTTCTGCTTCATCAGCCGCAACGTGCTGTCGCTGAGGAACGTCCCGTGCTCGATGCTGCGCACCCCCGCCTTGACCGCGGCGTACGCCCCCTCGTCGCCGTGGGCATGGGCCATCACGGGGATCTGCCGCTTCGCGGCCTCGTCCACGATCCACGACAGTTGCCGCTCGGTGTAGGTCTGCTTGCGCGGGTCGGTGTCGGCCAGGCCGGCACGCTCGGTGCCACGCGTCTTGATGACATCCACGCCGCGGTCGATGTTGATCCGCACGGCCTCGCGCAGTCCCGCCTCGTCCTGCATCGCCCCGGCCAGCCGGGGCAGGCGCGGATCGCCGAGCATGGCATCGCCCAGCTCGGGGGTGACGAAGAGGCCGGCGGCCACGACGTCGGGCCCGGCAACCACGCCCAGGCGCACCGCCTCGCGGAGCGCGACATCCTGGTAGGCGGAGACCGACGCCGAGCGAATCGTCGTGACCCCCGACTCGAGGGCGCGACGCGCGCTGGCCAGCGACGCGATGTGGGTGTGGGCATCGACGAGGCCGGGGAGGAGGAAGCGTCCCCGCGCGTCGATGACCGTTGCGCCTGGCGGCACCGCCACCGCCCCCGGCGCGACCTGCGCGATCCTCCCGTCGCGCACCACCACGGTCGCCCCCGTCGCGAACGCCCCGCGCGCCCCGTCGATGAGCGAGGCGTTGGTGATCACCACCGGCGGTGACGGGAGTGGCTGCGCCACCGCCCGACACGGCGCCAGCAGCGGCGCCGTTCCCAGCATGAAGGCGAGCGCCAGGCGCGGCGCGCGTGACGAGCGCGCGCGGTGAGAGAACGGACGCACGGACGCGAAGAGCTGGCGGGCGACGACGGACATGGGACTCCCATCGAAAGGAGGGCTGG encodes the following:
- a CDS encoding glyoxalase — its product is MSQGVQVVGLYVRDQDEARAFYVEKLGFQVHTDVRNGDYRWLTVQHPEQPSLQLGLFAPGPPVHDEATAQSLHAIVAKGAMPPLVMGVDDCRAAYQRMLALGVEFTQEPVDRYGTVDAGFRDPSGNGWKMIQARR
- a CDS encoding deaminase, whose product is MTTQYYTASSLDGFIATEDHSLEWLFPLATLETTSYPAFIAEVGAIAMGASTYEWLLKHHVKLGTESESPWPYSQPVWVFTSRQLPAPAGADIRFVRGSVAPVHAAMTAMAGSRNVWIVGGGDLAGQFLDASLLDELIVQIGSVTLGQGKALLPRRVLSPSLRLKSVHQFGEGMVELRYAVDAIPREGA
- a CDS encoding AraC family transcriptional regulator — protein: MRLPRVTQDPALLRRLLRAKDRMDAASHEAWPIRLLARVSGVSEGHFARSFKDAFGLPPHRYLLTRRIERATALLRDTDTSVTAIAFATGWGSLGTFGRIFRDVTGESPGEFRGRERATPDDRGSVPACILNAAHRPHLTIAVSEKRRQRPRAT